The nucleotide sequence TCGTCCGATTTTGCGAGTCTATCAGCTCACTACGTTCTCCTTGGTGTAGTCGCGGGCTTGATTGAGTAGTTTTGGCTCGTATCGTCGCGAAAGACGAAGAAACGACGTGCGATTAGCCACGGAGACGACGTGCCCGTTGTGTTGTATATGTGTGTTATGTCGTGACCCTCACGATTATACTACTTTCTTCCTCGCATCCGTTTAACGAGTCGACGAGGAAGACCTACTTCGACGTCGCTGGGTTATCATCGAATACCAGAGGCTCGACGTTTTCCTCGGGGCAATCAAAGCTCTCTCCCGCATATACAACAGCACTGGTGTCGTTTCCCGAACGGCATCATGGAGAGCATATTTCACGAGAAGGTGAGAAAGGAATTTCCTGCTTGTAGAGTTTTCGTATTattggaaaaaaagaagcaaaatTCAAGGCGTTGGAAAAATAAACAGACCCACGCTTGCACACACCTGTGTGCACCGAGGtgctttgttttgtttttgcgTTATGTCAGTCTGGcgctatacatatacatacgaCCTCTAGAAATATAACAAGCATTGCGTGAGCGTATAGTTCGATTTAACGATGACGATTAACTTGTTGCAGCAAGAGGGATATCTGTGTGCACAGCACTGCCTGAATGCCCTGCTGCAGGAACAGTACTTCAACGCTGTTGACCTGGCCAATCTGGCTGAGCAACTCGATGCCGAGGAGAGGCTGGCCATGGCAGAGAGCGGAGAGGACACAGATGATTACAAACGTTTCATTGAGGTTTGTGACATTAAATATTCAGTGATGAGTGGTGTGTAAACAGTTTGTAATTGAATGTGGATTCATGTATATGGACGCATTGAGAGATGACTTCCTTTTAAGAGTTATTTTAAGAGAATGACTGTACAGATGGATACAGTACTGAAAGCGATTATTATATTGCAGCAACCATCGGGCAACATGGATGACAGTGGTTATTTCTCAGTTCAAGTCATCAGTAAGGCACTGAAGGTTTGGAACCTTGAGTTAGTCCCCTACACCAGTACAGAGCCAACCGCGCTGATGGCACAGAATGATCCAGCGTAGGTTCTTCAGTTGAGCCAAGTTTGATGCTTTGAGAAAGATAGTGTGGTACTTTCGTCAAAAAGTCTGCTATTTTTctaaagtattttattttgatgcgatcgaaaataaattttttctaatatagtTTTGCATTTGGATTTTCAGGCAGATGAACGCTTACATTTGTAATTACAAAGGTCACTGGTTCACAATAAGGAAGATTGGAAATCAGTGGTTTAATTTGAATTCCATGCTCAGTGGACCACAACTCATATCAGACACATACCTGGCCATGTATTTGGCACAACTTATTCAAGAAGGTAAGTTGAAGAAGATTTCTGCTAAAAGATCGCAAAATATTGAGTATTTATTGATTCACAACATTGTGTGCTTCAGGTTACTCAATCTTTGTTGTAAATGGAGTACTTCCTCCCTGCAAAGCCGAAGAGATTATTCTAAAGAACCCTATAGTAATGAAGCCAAAAGCAGACCAGCCAAAAGCCAGCACCGAAGAGGCAAGATTTCCCTCGAAAGGTTACAGATTGGGCACGAAGGCCGAGGAAGATGCGAAGATCCTTCAGGCTGCACGAGCTCTAGAAAACGTCATGGTACCCTCGACCTCACGCGTCGACAGGCGACCAGAAGTCGAAATCTTATCCGAAGTTCCAAGACAGCCTCGCGAGAGGATAATTCCTATCAAGGTAGAAGGTCGCGACGATGTGCAGACGATtgaagacgacgacgataaCGCCGAGTTGCAAAAGGCCCTTCAGCTCAGTCTCGAGAACTACGAGCTGGAACAGCGCGATAAAAACCTGAAGCTCAGACTAGAGAATCCCTCAACCTCGTCAACTAGTAATACTTTTGCTACGGCGAATAGCATAGATGACGAAGAGGACGACGAGCTCAGAAAGGCATTGCAGCTGAGCCTCGAGTGCGTGACGGCACCGCCGACACCCGACCAGGAAGACGTGCGCTGGCACCGTCTGAACTACCTAAACAGAATGAACTCGAGGGGCTCAACCTCCGAGGGCTCCACAAAATTGAATACTTAACAGACGGTTTTCGCGATTTTGTTACTAAATAAATACCTTGTTACTTGTTTTTGAGCTTACTCTCTATCTATTTGTTCTCTACTGTAAAATGTAATTGTGACTAACCACCAGAAGACACACAATACGTGGCGAAAGGGTACTCTTGAGGATCGACACACCTTAGGCGCAACAATGACAATGTCTGTAAACTATAActgtaaaattttacttaaataaaaaaagtctaTTTCGTGATTagtttgttaattaaaaaaggatCTGTACGTGTACTGTTTATaccttttataaaatatttattcgcgtgattaataatatataatattattattttcttttagagAATTTAGTTTTGTGTATGTATGCATGtaagagttttaataaatttaaatgtttaaaattatgatttgttcccattttcattttaacaaCAATATAACATATGCAATAATAAATAGTAAAAGAGATTATTAAACATCAAATTgtctattttattttctaattttaatattttgattattttggacaaaaaaaaatcaagctcGAATATGCCATCGGCAGGGGGCGCCAGCTGTCCTGGCGGCAGACGCGACATCGGATCTTCGCGTGAATTTCGGACTTGGTTGTTCTAGTGGTTCGTGACCATCTTTTACGTGTCCGGCTCTGAAGGAGGCAAGGTCTGTACTCGAGAATATGTCCTAAAATTCTGCCGATTTTTCCTAAAAAAAGGATGCAGGATCCCGAAACTATCGCTAAGGAACGATTTTCTGTGAAATCGTCCTGCCGTTGGTGCCGATTTTCCCCGGGGATGTCTCGTCCGGGTGATGATCCGGGCGGATTTCGGAAGACGGTCGCCGATGCGCGTGTGTGCCGTCGTGTTGTTGGTTCGACGTTGCCGAGATTGTTTaacagttaattttttttctcgatggTAAATTGTGTTTTGGAGTAATTGTGATCGCGGTGGGATAGTTGTGGGAGGTTCGGCAGGGTTTCCGGAGTTTGTTGATGAGGGTTATTAACATAAACAAAATTCTAACCTATACGCAGTCAGCTAAGCCTGTGTTGTTACTCCAGTTTTATGTGAATTAAATCGTGTGTTTTCGGTAAAAGTGAGTGAAATTAACTGTAGTGAATCTGTCGGTTCAATGTtatgtaattgaaaaatttaaatgtcTATGAAAGCTTTGATATTGGACTTGTAGAGTTGAAAGTGTTGGGATCCTGCATCAGAGATAGGCAGAGCACCTTATGTTAGTGTTTATTATgaaagttaattaattattctattctatttttcagATGTTCACGTCGAATgccaaaattataaaaagtgGCGGGGCTGAGCCCGACCAGTTTGAGGCCAGCATCTCGCAGGCTCTCTTGGAACTGGAGACAAACAGTGATTTGAAATCCCAGCTCAGAGAACTGTACATTACCAAGGCGCGCGAGATCGAAACTAACAACAAGaaggtaattttattatttcttcagTTAAAAAGACAAGTTGTAAGATTGTGGAATAGTCTTGAAGTACAATAGATCACAGCTGatcaaagattattttgcTTCATTAAAGAgtctaatattttatcaacaacTGATTCTGTTTATTACAGTCGATCATCATCTACGTGCCCATGCCCAAACTGAAGGCATTCCAAAAGATTCAGACCAGGTTAGTGCGTGAATTGGAAAAGAAGTTTTCCGGAAAGCACGTTATGTTTGTCGGTGAGAGGAAGATCCTTCCCAAGCCCACAAGGAAAACCAGGACCAAGAACAAGCAGAAGAGACCCAGGAGGTATGTTGgactttttaataaatatataaaataaagcatttaaaaatgttctgctagaatttcattaaataaaaGCTATTTAGAagtaatttcactttttattGTCATTTTTCACATTACAATTTGTTGTTAATACAAGTTATGTTTCTTACTTTCctttgaaaatgaaattaaatGTAATCTTatagaaaattttcatttgtgATTTTTACCTTTACAGCCGTACGCTCACAGCTGTATATGATGCCCTTCTCGAAGACCTTGTTTACCCCGTCGAAATTGTGGGTAAGAGGATCCGAGTAAAGCTGGATGGCTCACAGCTCATCAAGGTCCATCTGGACAAGAACGAGCAGACCAACATTGAACACAAAGTaagttttttcattatttactTCTATTATCGAtctattaaataaaaacacaaCAGTAGATTTGCCAATTTTGAGGCTCAACTTATTCTTCAATCAAATTCATAGAAATAAACTCGGTTAACGTTCATCAtactaaaattttgaataaaatgcTCCTAGGGACATATTCTACGTTTTACTTCTTCTTTGTTTCAATTTAAGGACTTATTCTAATCAATATCGATTTTCTCGTTTCAGGTTGACACCTTCGCCAATGTCTACAAGAAATTGACTGGTCGCGATGTCACGTTTGAGTTCCCGGAATCATATGTATAAGTTAACACTTCAATAAAAACATCTATTGAATTTTACGCTTTCAAGAATTTGTACCGCCCTGTGAGTCCCTTCCTCTCATGCCTTATTCTTAATTAACGCCGTCCAATATTACATTTAtctatttcattattttattttcgattaTAAAGatcttttattgaaataattttatacaataataatgaacaaaactttttcttctgGAAATAATGAATCCTCTCACTTCAGAGTAAACTACTTTAGAAGCCAATAAACCGAACAATCAAGCGCGTTTCTCGATCGCCACTGAAGACTCTCTTTACCTCGTAAAACTCGCAGCTTCCCTCCATCCATCGAAACGACTAACGAATCGAACACCCTTAGAGACAAACGATTCTTGCCTcttgaagagaaaaaaaaagaaaggttTGAATGGCCGATTAACCGGCGtctgttttttctcttctccgcACTTTCTCGAGGCTTCTCCCCAGAGTCGAGGGCCAAAGGTAGCTATGAAAAAGGGTTTTATACCTCGGTTTAATGCTCGAGCTGGCGATGCTCCTCTCAAGTTTCTTCCAAGTGGCTGGGGACAAATGAAAAGTTTCGATGGGGTCGGGACTTTCTAGATTGGagtataaatgaatttttttttttcagttaacAGCAATGGATTTTTCTCTGGAAAAGCCTCGTCATCTCGCTCGTGCATATCTGTACGTCggaataatgaaaatcgttATATCCACTCTGGCGTATGGATGATACTCGGTATCGGCGGGCTGGAGAACTTTTGTaataaatgtttcgttgaTTTAGACCGAAAGTTTATATATCCTCTCTACGGCGGCGTCAACGACATGCGCGTGTGCGCAAACTTCCTGAAAGCGAATTGCGCCAATTTTCGCGCCGCGCATATGAAGAG is from Nasonia vitripennis strain AsymCx chromosome 1, Nvit_psr_1.1, whole genome shotgun sequence and encodes:
- the LOC100123779 gene encoding ataxin-3; protein product: MESIFHEKQEGYLCAQHCLNALLQEQYFNAVDLANLAEQLDAEERLAMAESGEDTDDYKRFIEQPSGNMDDSGYFSVQVISKALKVWNLELVPYTSTEPTALMAQNDPAQMNAYICNYKGHWFTIRKIGNQWFNLNSMLSGPQLISDTYLAMYLAQLIQEGYSIFVVNGVLPPCKAEEIILKNPIVMKPKADQPKASTEEARFPSKGYRLGTKAEEDAKILQAARALENVMVPSTSRVDRRPEVEILSEVPRQPRERIIPIKVEGRDDVQTIEDDDDNAELQKALQLSLENYELEQRDKNLKLRLENPSTSSTSNTFATANSIDDEEDDELRKALQLSLECVTAPPTPDQEDVRWHRLNYLNRMNSRGSTSEGSTKLNT
- the LOC100114772 gene encoding 40S ribosomal protein S7 isoform X2, translating into MMFTSNAKIIKSGGAEPDQFEASISQALLELETNSDLKSQLRELYITKAREIETNNKKSIIIYVPMPKLKAFQKIQTRLVRELEKKFSGKHVMFVGERKILPKPTRKTRTKNKQKRPRSRTLTAVYDALLEDLVYPVEIVGKRIRVKLDGSQLIKVHLDKNEQTNIEHKVDTFANVYKKLTGRDVTFEFPESYV
- the LOC100114772 gene encoding 40S ribosomal protein S7 isoform X1, with the translated sequence MFTSNAKIIKSGGAEPDQFEASISQALLELETNSDLKSQLRELYITKAREIETNNKKSIIIYVPMPKLKAFQKIQTRLVRELEKKFSGKHVMFVGERKILPKPTRKTRTKNKQKRPRSRTLTAVYDALLEDLVYPVEIVGKRIRVKLDGSQLIKVHLDKNEQTNIEHKVDTFANVYKKLTGRDVTFEFPESYV